From Penicillium psychrofluorescens genome assembly, chromosome: 1, one genomic window encodes:
- a CDS encoding uncharacterized protein (ID:PFLUO_000967-T1.cds;~source:funannotate): MDSFAITEGLVPAELAQDGQGSQPPVSAKVSEETTKYQRAIAAWRGIDLAATIAKLDTTASDIVAQQRDSLVQRKDLAQKTKDFKKLDDQSKLTEYKGLVKAYQSFIDVLTNQGKTSSSSFLQLYSSLSEAPDPYPLLEASVDSLVLSEDTLPKLTSEKDQLQRSVERLTTQQEETEKRLQEERAARQKLEETQETRAKEIEASWEAVLSEKTNNWAAKEKSLEEKVENQERLLKEIKASYEVSERLGEGDDNDNSRSGATAAELELVSADLEKTSLRLGEVEARNEQLRLELAQAVSHSHQSTSVDDDPAYQRLQSENSALLRKLDAARYDKDSDRHSWEAKLLQSERTSSKTLAERDELRSRLNKMSDYEDIRRELEMIKSIEFTAGDDDETGEAAEETQADTNGAATKSKDKNLEQLLLARNKKLTDELTLLRVSHRDIQGQLESLRGELSTTKGELEKSRGLSSTLENDLLSVQQEAANTFPSAAMSVAGTYSSRYPSRRGATSPTSSIISGFDQSAVSGHTMDAIRAGEAVGGGSGILPMVQAQRDRFKKKNSELEEELSKTYSTVKSLRQEVASLQKDNLGLYEKTRYVSTYSRGGNGASTSASSYANAPSSASIYNADTPSGLSLDRYQSAYEARISPFAAFRGRESARAYKRMSLPERIVFSLTRVILANRTSRNLFAGYCFALHILIFTMLYYMSTMEIEKHTAMSAVGSAAAAAYGSSGGGSGVGSGSGSGQLHGDDWQQEGFHRGG, from the exons ATGGACTCCTTCGCCATCACAGAGGGCCTTGTGCCTGCTGAGCTCGCACAGGATGGCCAGGGATCTCAGCCTCCAGTATCCGCCAAAGTCTCGGAGGAAACAACCAAGTACCAACGCGCGATTGCGGCCTGGAGAG GCATTGATTTGGCAGCGACAATCGCCAAGCTCGATACAACGGCCTCGGATATCGTTGCGCAACAGCGGGACTCACTCGTCCAAAGGAAAGACCTCGcgcagaagacgaaggacttcaagaagctcgacGACCAGTCCAAACTGACGGAGTACAAAGGGCTGGTAAAAG CATACCAGTCCTTCATCGACGTCCTGACCAACCAAGGGaaaacatcctcctcatccttccTGCAACTGTACTCCTCTCTATCCGAAGCACCAGATCCATACCCACTCCTCGAAGCCTCGGTCGATTCTCTCGTGCTGTCCGAAGATACACTTCCTAAACTCACCTCCGAGAAAGACCAATTGCAGCGGTCTGTCGAACGTCTTACCACGCAGCAAGAGGAAACCGAGAAGCGGCTACAAGAAGAGCGTGCTGCGCGACAGAAGTTGGAAGAAACCCAGGAGACTAGGGCTAAGGAGATTGAAGCATCCTGGGAAGCAGTGCTGTCAGAAAAGACCAATAACTGGGCCGCTAAGGAAAAGAGCttggaagagaaggtggagAATCAGGAGCGTTTGCTGAAAGAAATCAAAGCGAGCTATGAAGTGTCTGAACGTCTGGGTGAAGGTGATGACAATGACAACTCTCGGAGTGGCGCAACTGCGGCTGAGCTGGAGCTTGTTTCTGCTGATCTGGAAAAGACAAGCCTGCGCTTAGGAGAAGTGGAGGCACGGAACGAGCAGCTGCGGCTCGAGTTGGCCCAAGCGGTATCACATTCGCACCAATCCACGTCCGTCGATGATGACCCTGCGTATCAGCGCCTTCAGTCGGAGAACTCGGCTCTCTTGCGGAAACTGGATGCTGCACGCTATGATAAGGACTCTGACCGACACTCTTGGGAAGCCAAGCTCCTTCAGTCGGAGCGGACTAGCTCGAAGACCTTAGCCGAGAGGGACGAGTTGCGATCACGGTTGAACAAGATGTCTGACTACGAGGATATTCGtcgggagctggagatgatcaagtCCATTGAATTCACTGcgggcgatgatgacgaaACGGGCGAGGCAGCTGAAGAGACACAAGCCGACACGAACGGTGCTGCCACGAAATCCAAGGACAAGAACCTGGAGCAGTTGTTGCTGGCTCGAAACAAGAAATTGACCGACGAACTTACGCTACTGCGGGTATCGCACCGCGATATTCAGGGCCAACTCGAGAGTTTGCGTGGCGAGCTTTCGACGACAAAGGGGGAACTCGAAAAGTCTCGTGGTCTTTCAAGCACTCTCGAAAATGACCTGCTCTCTGTGCAGCAAGAGGCGGCCAATACATTCCCATCAGCAGCAATGTCTGTTGCTGGCACTTACTCTTCGAGATACCCGTCGCGTCGGGGTGCGACATCACCCACCTCATCTATCATCTCTGGCTTCGACCAGAGCGCCGTGTCTGGGCACACGATGGATGCGATCCGTGCAGGGGAGGCCGTCGGCGGTGGATCTGGCATCCTGCCCATGGTCCAAGCGCAGCGTGATCGCttcaagaaaaagaactcCGAGCTAGAGGAGGAGCTGTCGAAGACGTACAGCACTGTCAAATCCCTTCGACAGGAAGTTGCCTCTCTCCAGAAAGACAACCTAGGTCTCTACGAAAAGACCCGGTACGTGTCGACCTACAGCCGGGGCGGCAACGGCGCGTCGACATCTGCATCGTCCTATGCAAACGCACCTAGCTCGGCATCCATCTACAACGCAGATACACCCTCAGGGCTATCACTTGACCGGTATCAATCCGCTTACGAGGCTCGCATCTCGCCATTTGCAGCGTTCCGCGGCCGTGAATCCGCACGAGCATACAAGCGCATGAGCCTGCCGGAACGGATCGTCTTCTCGCTTACCCGCGTCATCCTCGCGAACCGGACCAGCCGGAACCTCTTCGCGGGGTACTGCTTCGCCCTGCATATTCTCATTTTCACCATGCTCTACTATATGAGCACGATGGAAATCGAGAAACACACCGCCATGAGCGCCGTAGGTAgcgccgccgcggccgcatACGGGAGTAGTGGCGGCGGCAGTGGTGTTGGCagtgggagtgggagtggtCAGCTGCACGGTGATGACTGGCAGCAGGAAGGCTTCCACCGTGGAGGCTGA